In Candidatus Eisenbacteria bacterium, the genomic stretch CCGCGGCCAGATGGACGACCGCGTCCATCCCGCGCGTGGAGCGGTCGACGGCTCCCGCGTCCCGGACGTCTCCGACCTCGACCTCGGCGCCGGGAATGATCTGGGCCTCATCGGAGCGACGCACCAGAGCGCGCACGTGATGACCGCGCGCCGCGAGCAGTGAAACCAGCGGCCGGCCGATGAAGCCCGAAGCTCCGGTGACCAGCACCTTCATGGTGATTTGGGCCGCTCTCGTGGGACGGGAATGCGAACGCTCCGGGCCAGGATCCTTCCCGACAACGGAGCGCGCGCGAGTCTACACGGGGCGCGGAAGCGCGTCCACGTACGCGGATCTAGCGGAGCTTGACGACGTTGCGGCTCCAGCTTCCTTCGCCGGTGGTGAGGCGGATGAAGTAGACGCCGGGGCTCGCGGAACGGCCGTCATCGCGCTGGCCATCCCAGCGGAGACTCTGGAGGCCAGCCTCCCGCCACTCGCCGCGTGCAATGCTGCGTACGTGGCGACCGAGCAGGTCGTGTACCACGCAATCGACACGGCCGGTCCGGGAGAGCCCGAAGGTCAGCTCGGTGGAGACGCCGAACGGGTTGGGCTTGAGACCGCGGATGCCGGCCACCTTGAGGACGTCCCCCACGCCGACGTTGTTCGGAGTCGACCCCGGGTCGCCGGGATTGCTGCCCGCCAGAACCTCATCGAAGTCGAGGAACGTGTCGCGGTCGCGATCGATTCCCATGCGCCGGCCGAGACCGGGCGCGACGCCGGTCACGGTGACCTCCGAGCCCGGACCGGCCAGCGCCATCAGGCTGGTCGTCGAGATCGACTCGCCGGCCTTGTCGGACATCCACGTGCCGGCCCCCTGATACCACCAGCCGCGTGGCTGCCCGCCCACACGACCCTTGGCGATCAGCGCGCAGTGACCGAGCTGGGCCTCGCCCGCGAGCGTGTCGAAGCGCGTGGTCGAGCCGCCGGGTAACGTCACCTGGGCTCCCACGGACGGCGCGAGACCCGTGTCGAAGGCGAGCAGGAACGCTTCGACGTCGCGCCGGTTCTCGTCGGGCGTCTGGTTGGAGGGCTGGCTGAAGTTGAAGCCGGAGAACCGGAGGAAGTTGAAGAGGTTGTCGGTCGAACCGTCGTGAATGAAACCGAAGCCGCGCTTGCTGGTCACGGGCCCATCGGTGAAGCCGGTCTTCTTGTACATGTTGCGAAGCTGCGGAACCTTCATGTCCTGTGATTCCTGCAGCGCGGCCGCGGGCGTGATCTGGCCGCCAGTGCCTGGCCCGAAGCTCGACGCGGCGTGGCAGAAGTTGCAGGTTTGACCCCCGTCCACGGGCTGGTTGAAGAAGAACGTCTGGCCACGCTTGGCGCTCGGTGAATGGAGCGGGGCGTCGGAGAAGTCGCGGTTGAGCGTCTGGTTCGGATTGGGCGGGTATGCGAGCGGCGCCACGAAGGCGTTGAAGGCCGCTATCTCGGTGTCGGGAAGCGCGGTCGCCCGGCCCATCAGGTTCACGAACGCCGGGTTGAACGCGTCGAGGCTGGCCCGGTCGGCGCGCCAGTGGAAGTCCCCGTAAGTCGGGGCCGAGAGTCCGCGCAAGCTCTGCGTGGTCATCGGGCCCTTCATGGGGTGCACTTGCGGCTGCAGGAGCGGCGCCAACGCCTGACCGGTGAGATCGACCGGCTCCATGTTCCCCTGCGGATTGCCCAGGTCCCACGCCAGGTTGTCGAAATCGCCGAACACGTGGCAGCTCGCGCACGCCTGGTCGCCATGCCCCGAGGTGAAGCCCCCGTAGAAGAACTTCCGGCCGTTGACGATCGCGTCGGGCGTCGGATCGAAGCCGATCACGTTCGTCGCGACCACGGAGAGGTCGACCGCAGAGAGCGTCTGGAGCTGGTTGCGGAAGCGCCCGAGCACGTACACGCGGTTGCGCGCCGCGTCCACCGCGATCCCGGTCGGCCCGGCAATGGTCGGCATCCGGCGCGTGATCACGGGCACGCCCGAGACGTCGATCTCGGCGATCCGGTCGTTGGCGAGCGCGGTGACGTAGAGCCGCTGCCCGGTGGACCCCCACGCGACCCCGGTGGGAAGGCCGATCGCCACGGCGAGGTCCGAAGGCGGGCCGGGTGTCGTGGCGTAGTTGATGGTCGGATTGAGGTCGAACGTCGAGACCGCACCCCCCGCGGTGATGAGGCCGGCGCGCGTGTCGACCATGTGACCGCGCAGGTTGGGCTCGAAACGCGTGAGGTTGCGCGGCTCCGTCGCCGTCACCGCGACCCGGCCATCGGTCGCGCTCACGGCGAGACCGAAGTTTACGGCCCCGATGTCCGAGAAGGTGTTGACCACGGTGTTCGTCGCCGTCGCGATCTCGGCCACGTCCGTGTCGAAGAGGTCGTAGAAGATCTTGCGCTGACCCGTGGGATTGGCGGTGGAGCTCCATACCTGACCCGCTTCGTCCCGCCACTGGCCGGCCTGCTGCTGGACGATGAGCCCTGTGATCGGCGGTGGAGGGAGGCCCGGCCTCAAAGGAGGATTGGGCGGGGGTGCGGCGCTCCGGGGCGGACTGCCAAAGGTCACCTCCTGCTCCGAAAGCACCGAGGTGCGGTTTCCGGCGTGGAATACCGCCACGTAGACGCGGGTGCCCGCGGCGTTGGTGGCGAGCGCGCGTGGCATCCGCCCGGCGATCGGGATGCTCTGCAGGAACTGGCGTGTCGAGGCATCGTAGACCTTGACGGCGTCCTCCTGCGACACGCTCACGTAGGCCTTGCCCGCGGCGAAGACGACGTCGCTCGGCTCGTCACCGACTTGGAGGGTCGCCTTCACGTGGAGGGTGCTGAGATCGACGATGCTGATGTCGTCGGAGAGATGGTTGACCACCCAGGCTTCGACGTCGCTCCGCGCCACGACCGACACCGGCTCGAGGCCGACCGGGATCTCCGCGAGCCGCACCGGTGAGGCGCCGGCCAGGTCGAACACGGTGAGCCGGTTGTCCGCCGTGTTGACGGCGAGCAGTCGGTTGCCGTTCGGGGTCAGCGCCAGCGGGTGGACGTGCGAACTCTCGAAGTGAACGAAGTCGTGCGTATCGCTGGTGCGGGAGATCAGCAGCCCCGGCAGGGAGCCGAGACCGAGCACCAGCAATGAGAGCGTGAGGAGCCAAGCAAGACAGCGCATAGGCGGGGGTCTCCAACCGTGCGAGCGAGGGGGCAAAGTCTAGCATCCGGCCCCCCGCCTTCAAGGCCGATCCGGAAAAGAGTGAGGGCGCCTTGTGGCGGCGCCCCCCCTGGCGATCCGATGGTTCTCACGCGGCCTGGAAGTTGATCTCCACGTCCCGGCGATCCTCGGCGTCCACCTGGAACAGCTCGGCGGGAACGCAGGTCAGCATGTCCGCCACGAAGCGGTCGGGGATCTGCTGGATGCGCGTATTGAAGGTGGTGACCGTGTCGTTGTAGAACTCGCGGCGGTCGGCGATCTGGTTCTCGAGCTCGCTGATGCGGTTCTGCAGCTGGATGAAGGACTGGTTGGCCTTGAGGTCTGGATACGCCTCGGCCACCGCGAAGATCGCTCCCAGCGCACGGTTCAGCATGCCCTCGGCGCCGGCGCGCTGCCCGACCGACTTGGCTTCGGCCAGAGCCGCGCGCGCTTCGCTCAGCTTGTCGAACACGCCGCGCTCGTGCCGCATGTATCCCTCGCAGGTCTTGACCAGCTTGGGCAGCTCGTCGTGCCGCTGCTTGAGCAGAACGTCGATGTTGGACCACGAGCGCGAGATGTTGTTCCGCAGCGCCACCAGGCCGTTGTAGATGGAAAGGACGTAGCCGATCGTGCCCACCACGGCGAAACCGATCACCGCCGTCCAGAAGATCTCACCGACGAACATCGTTTCCTCCCTCCGTCTTCATGACGGTCGTGCCTGGCTCAGAGCAGCTTGCGGGATGCGATCACGTTCAGCCAGTAAGCCAGTCCCAACAACGCCAGCAATGGCCCGCCCCAGATCATGGCGACGGCCTTCACCTTGAGCCCGAACGCCAGATCACGCTCGGACTCCTGACTGATGATGAACGTCCTCTCGTTCTCTCCCTGCCGCACCACCGCGGTCGTGGCGTCGTCGCGCTCCCTCCGTTGGCGATCGCCGAGCCCATCCGTCCCGGTCGCCGCCAGCGCCTCGCCCTCGGACACCACGATGGCGCGACTCCTCGGCATCGCGGTGCCCAGCACGTACACCTGCATTCCGTCTTCCAGCGTGCGCTCGCGAAACCGCAGCCAGGAGAGCCGGTGGATCGGCCCGATCGCCGCCGGGTACTCGCGCAGGTAATCGGCGTAGACCTCGGGAAGGTTGAAGCCCGAGCACTCCTCGTCGGTGCCGAACCGCACGCGGCAGTCCGAGCCATGCGGGTAGACCAGTGCCACGCCGGTATCGTCCTCGATGTAGAACGGATTGCCGGATTGATTGCGGTGCACCACCGACCACCCTCCGCGCTTCTTGCCCCGCACCGCGATCTCCACCTGCCAGTGCGCGCAGGCTCTGCCGGAGAAGGGCGCCGTCATCGTGCTCCGCGCTTCGACCTTGCCGTTCAGCTCCACCAGGCCCATGGCCATCGAGCGCACGCGCGCCGTCGGCGTGTTCTCGATGAGCCGGCAGGTGCGCATGTGCTTGAAGCCGCGCCAGAGCATCAACGGACCGGCGACCAGGCCGATCGCAGCCGCGATCGGGAGACGGGGGTCGATCTCGATCACCGCACGAACCTCGTGAGCGCGCGCAGCGCATCCGCGAGCGCCATGAGGTAGATCATGCCGGCGAGACTCAGCAGCGGACCCGCGATCAAGCCCAGCGTCCGCCAGGGCGAGACCGCGAGCGTCGCCGTGGGCGGCGGCTCAAGGCTGATGCGCAGGTACTGGAGCTGTGGGTCCGGCTCGATCCAGAGCTCCGGGGCCTGGGCGCGCCGAAGCGCCGACAGCGGCGCGTCGTCGGTGCCGGTGCGCGCCAGCTCCACGTCGGAGATCAGCTCGTAGGGCTGCGCCGGGCGCGCGGCGCCGATCACGCAGCACGACTCTCCCGCTCGCAACGCGCGCTCCACCAAGGTCACGGTCATGCCGGCCCTTCGCATCCACTGGGCTTCCGGGGATTGATGGAGCAGCGCGCGGAGGTTCTCGCTGAGCTCGTCGGCGGGCGCCACCCCGCGCTGGGCCACGACCGGCAGGTCCCAGGTTCCGCCGTCGACTCCGGCCACGTGAGCGGTGCCGCTCTCGGCGATGAGGCGGAAAGGACGGAGGTCGTCCAGCGTCGCCAGCCTCATCGAGCGCGGTCCGAGCACCTCGAGCCGGTAACCGGCGCAGGGCTGACCCGAGAGCGGCCCGACCAGGGGGCTCTCGAGCGCGACGCGCCCCTCGACCCGCCCGAAGCCGGTTCGCTCGTCGCCGGGCGAAAGCACTTCGAGACGGCTCAGCTGGCGGCGGAGCCTCAGGCTGCGGAGGCCGGCGCCGAACATGGAAGCGCCCGCGACCACCAGCGCCGCGGCGATGGCGCCTCCCACCGGAGTGGTTTGAATGACGAGAGCCATGGCCCCGGGGTTATCGGCCGAGGCCGCGCGCGAGATGAGCGCGCGCTAGAACGGATGCGAGCCGGCTCGGTGGCCGGGTCGAGCGGGCGATCCTCGGCGCGCGCGGCCTGATCGCCGCCGAACAGCGTGTCGCGACGGCTCAGCGACCAGAGGAGAGCGGGATCAGGTCGCGCAGCGCCGGCAGGTCCTCGCGCGTGGCGAGCCGAAGGCGCAGGTCGGTTCGAGGCACGGCGCGCGACCTACTCGAAGGGATTCGGCCGGCCCTTCTTCTCGTCGGTGCGGCCCTTGCGGTAACCCCACGCGAACACCACGGCGACGGCGAGCAGATGGATCGCCCACCACCCGATGGTGAGGAAGCGAAGGCCTTCGGGAAGCACGGTGCCGGCAACGTCGAGGATCCACATGGCCGGCATTCTAGCCGCGAGCCGGCGAGGTTACGAGCTTGGCCTTCGCGCCCCGCGCTTGAGCTCCGCGAGGAAGCGCCGATCGCCCTCGAGCACGATCGAGGGATCGAGCGCCTCGAGATCCCACCAGCGGATCTCGTGAATTCCCGGCCCCTCGACGAGTTCCAGCGAGTCCAGCTCGCAAGCGATGAACCAGATCTCGACTTCGAGACCGTGCTCGTAGCGATGCGTGTCGACCGCGATCACCTCGCCTGGAGTGGCGCCGACATGCAGTTCTTCGCGGATCTCGCGCACCAGCGCCTGCTCCGGCGTCTCACCTGGCTCGATCTTGCCGCCGGGAAACTCCCACTGTCCTCCGAGCGGTCCACCCGGCGGCCGCTGAGTCAGCAACAGCTTGCCGTCTCGCCACACTACGGCAGCAACGACCTGAAGACGCGACGCTTCACTCATGGCGCATCCTCGTCAGGATCGGGCCATGGCTTCTCTAGAACTGTTCTCAGCTGCGCTAGAAAGCGCTCATCCGGATCGTCCGCCGCTGCCAGCCACCGTTGCGAATCCGTCATTGTTCCCTCTCAGGAGACAGGGATCACTGGCGCGTGAACCTCTTCATACGACACACTCGCGCCTATGTCACCTTCCCAGTCCTACGACTTCAAGCTCCTGGAGCACGGTGAGGTCGCGGAGATGAGGGACTTGCTTCGTGTCTTCTCCGAGGCGTTCGAGGACGCGCCGACCTACGGAGAGCGGCCCCCGAGCGGTGCCTATCTGAAGCGACTCCTGGACATGGAGCACTTCATCGCGTTGGTGGCACTCCACGACGGCCGGGTCGTCGGCGGGCTGACCGCCTACGTGCTGGACAAGTTCGAGCAGGAGCGCCGCGAGGCGTACATCTACGACCTCGCGGTGCTGAAGGAGCATCGCCGCCTCGGCATCGCCACCGGATTGATCCAGGAGCTCAAGCGGATCGCCAGGCAGCGCGGCGTGTACGTCATCTTCGTCCAGGCCGACCGCGGCGACGAGCCGGCGATCCGTCTCTACGAGTCATTGGGAAGGCGCGAGGACGTTCACCACTTCGACATCCCCGTCCCGTAACCCGACTCAATCCTCGGGGCGCTCTCCGGCGGGCGCCATCTTCACCAGCTTCGGATCGAACGTCGCCACCGGCTCGACCAGGTCGGCCTGGGCCGCCATCACCTGGTCGATGTCCTTGTAGACCATCGGGACTTCGTCGAGGCCGGCGGAAATCAGCTTCACACCTCGAGCGTTCAGCACCTCCATCGCTTCGGGCCAGCGGAATCGGCGCCTCGCTTCCGTCCGGCTCATCACCCGCCCCGCTCCGTGCGATGCGGAGTCGAGGGAGGCGTCGTTGCCCTTGCCCCGGGCCACGTAAGTCGTGGTGGCCATCGAGCCGGGGATGATCCCGAGCACGCCTTCACCGGCCGGCGTGGCGCCCTTGCGGTGGACGATCAGCTCCTCGCCGTCGTGGCGCTCCTTCCACGCGAAGTTGTGATGGTTCTCGAGATCGAGCAGCACCTGCGCGCCGAGGTTCCTCGCCATGTGGCGATGGATGCATGCGTGATTGGCCGCGGCATAGCGGCCCATCAGCTCCATCGCGTTCCAGTATTCCTGCCCTTCCTCGGAATCGAGGTCGAGCCACGCCAGGTTCTTCAAGTGCTGCGGCAGCTCGGGGTGAAGCTTCTTGGCGAGCCGGCTGTAATGGCCCGCCACCTCGGCCCCGGTGCCGCGGCTGCCGCTGTGGCTGAGCAGCGCCAGATAATCTCCGGGCGGCACCTTCAGCTCGCCGTGGTCGACGTGGAAGATCCCGAACTCGACGAAGTGGTTGCCGCTGCCGCTGGTGCCGAGCTGCGCCCAGGCCTTGTTCCGCAGCTTGTCAGTGATCGGCGAGACCCTCCAGTCGAGGTCCATGACATCGTGCTGCCGGCGTGATTCGAACTCGGAGCCGATCCCGAAGCGCGTCTCCTTCTGGATGGCCTTGCGCAGCCGCTCTTCGTCTTCGCGAAGGGTCGCGAGCGGCAGGTCGAGCACCGTGAGCTTCATGCGGCAGGCGATGTCCACGCCCACGGCGTACGGGATCACGGCGTTGCGGGTGGCGAGCACGCCGCCGATCGGCAACCCGTAGCCGGGGTGCGCGTCGGGCATGAGCGCACCGCGCACCGCGATCGGGAGCGTGCAGGCGTCGACGAGTTGCTGCACGGCGCTCGGCTCGAGGTCCTCACCCCACTGCCGGTAAGGGGCCGTGGGGGCTTCGACCTTCCTGGGAGTCATGCCCCCAGGCTAAGCGCGGACGAAGGCCTCGTCCATCCGGGGCGGCGATGAAATGATCAGAGCTCGCCAAGACTCGGCGACCTCGCGCTCGAAACGCTGGAGATAGCGGCGGTCGCCGCCGGCGCGAGCCTCCACCGCTCGCCGGGCGGCCTCGTGGAGCAGCTTCCCGTGAGCCGGATCGAGCTGCCTGAGCCTATGAGCATCCCGCGGCAGCTTGAGGTATCCCGGCGGCTGATCGATCAGCAGGGGCGAGCGCGCGAGCGCGAACAGATCGCAGGCCCGCTCGCCCATCGGCACCAGCCCGCGCGCCTGCAACAAGTGGGTGAACTCGTGCGCGATCGTGAAGTGATCGAGTCTTCTTGGCCGCACCCACACGCCGGGGTCTTCGGGGTCCAGTGATCCCCAGCCGAGCACCCCAGGCTTCTTGACCAGACCCACGCGGATGGTGAGCGAAGCGAGCTCGGGAAAGAACGTGCGCACGAATTCGAGCCGCTCGCGGATACGGGCAAGACTTGGGGACGCGAGCACCAGCCGCGAGAACTTCCACGGTGGTCGCTCGGGGCCGAAGTCCATGGCCAATTGCTCGAGCGGTCGCGCTCGACGCCGGCGTCGTGCCATGCCGTGCTGCTTCTAGCACAGCGCAGGGCTTCGTCTCAAACGCGACGCCAGTCTGGAACGCGCGTCGGCCGCGCCCGGTGGACAACCACGATGCCCCCGGGCACACTGGCGCCCCGCATGAGCACCGAACGGCCGGACCTGTCGGCGGTCGTGCCCGCCTACGACGAGCGCGAGAACCTCCCCCTGCTGGTCGAGGAGCTGCGCGCCGCGCTCGATGCCACCGGCAAACGCTGGGAGCTGGTGCTGGTGGACGACGGCAGCGGCGACGGCAGCGGCGGCTGGATGGTGTCGGCGGCGGCGCTCGACCCGCGCATCGTGCCGGTGGTGCTCGAGAGGAACGTGGGCCAGAGCGGCGCCTTGGCGGCCGGCCTGCTGCGCGCGCGCGGCGAGATCGTGGTGACGCTCGATGCGGATCTGCAGAACGACCCTGCCGATCTCGGTCGGCTTCTCAAGGCGCTGCAGCACGCGGACGTGGTCTCGGGTGTGCGGCAGAACCGCCAGGACCGCTGGTTGCGGCTCGTCTCGTCACGCATCGCCAACGCGACCCGCCGGGCCGTGCTCGGCGATCCGGTCACCGACATCGGCTGCTCGTTCAAAGCCTACCGGCGCGAAGCGCTGGAAGGCCTCCCTTGGTTCGTCGGCGCCCACCGCTTCCTGCCGGCCTTGTGCGTGTTTCGCGGCAGCCGCTACGCGGAAGTGCCGCTCTCCCATCGTCCCCGTCGTCACGGCAGGTCGAAGTACGGCGTTTCGAATCGCCTGTGGCGCGGGATCTACGACCTTTTCGGCGTGCGCTGGCTCAAGTCACGCCTGATTCGCTACCGGGTGCGCGAGGTGACGCGATGAAGGACTGGTTTCTTTCTCCAGCTGGCTGGTATGCGATCGGTTTTGCGGGACAGCTCCTGTTCGGCTCGCGTTTCTTCGTGCAGTGGATCGCGTCCGAGCGCCGCGGACGCGTGGTCTTTCCCGGGCTCTTCTGGTATCTGAGCCTGCTCGGGGGGGTGGCGCTGCTGGTCTACGCGATCCATCGCAAGGACCCGGTGTTCGCGATCGGCCAGGGAGCAGGCCTCTTCATCTACATGAGGAACCTGGTGCTGATGCGCCGCGAGAACACGGCTTGAACGAAGGATCGGCCGAGCCGCAACCCCGGCGCGCGGGGCTCGAGCATCCGCGCGTCGCGATCCTTCTCATCGGGCTCCTGCTGATCGGCAGCGGCGGCTGGATCGGCCTGATCGAGCCTACCGAGGCGCGGTACGCCGAGATCGCGCGCGAGATGCTCGCGAGCGGGGACTGGCTGACCCCGCGCCTCGACGGCCTTCATCACTTCCACAAGCCTCCGCTCGCCTACTGGGCCGCCGCCGCCGGCATGGCCGCGGTGGGAGTCAACGAATGGGGCGCCCGCCTCATGGCGCTGCTGGCCAACGTGGCGACGATCGCGCTCGCGGCCTGGATCGCGTCGCGACGGTTCGCAGCGCTCATGATCGACTCGGGCAGGACAGCTTGGGTTCTCGGAACGATGCTGCTGTTCGCGGTCATCGGCCGCGGGCTGGCCACCGATCCGTTCCTCGCCGCGACGGTGGCGCTCTACTGGGCGCTCGCGCCGTCCACTCTCGCGCTGGCGGCCCTGGGTCTCGGCTTCATGACGAAGGGGCCGGTGGTGTTCATCCACACCCTGCTGCCCGTTCTCGTCGCGGCGCTCTGGGCTCGCGACCGCCGCTTCCTCGCGTTGCTCGGCCCGCGGCGCGGATGGATCGTGTTCGCGCTCATCGGGCTGCCCTGGTACGTGGCGGTCGTGTCCATGAATTCGGGACTGCTCGGGTACTTTCTCGGCCACCAGGTCGTGGCGCGGGTGGCCAGTGTGACCCACGACCGCGGCGGGCCGCCTTATTACTTCGTGCTCGTCCTGCTGGCCGGAGCCGCGCCATGGACGATGGCGACGCTGGTCGGCATCGCGCGCACCTGGCGCGATCGAGCCGATCCCGAAGCCCGGCTGCTGCTCGCCTGGCTGCTGGCGCCGGTGATCTTCCTCTCCTTCTCGGGCTCCAAGCTGCCTTCCTACCTGCTGCCGTGCTTTCCGGCTGCCGCGCTGCTGGCCGCTCGCGGGCTCGACTCAGGTCTCGCGCGCTGGGGCGCCATGGTCACGCTCGCCGGGATGGCGCTCTACGGAGCGTTCGAGCTGTTCGAAGCGGGGGTCACCCGCGGCGCCATGGGGCCGCTGGCGCTCGGCGCCTGCGTCGTCTGGCTGCTGGGCGCTCTTGCCGCGGCGCGAGGGCGCATGACGCTCGCCGCGCTCGGGAGCGCGCTCGCGATGGCCGCGCTGGCGATCGCGCTCGCGCCGTACGATTCACAGCTGGGCTCGCCGCGGCGCATCGCCGCGCTGCTGGCCGAGCATCGCCGCGGAGAACCCGTCGTCGAGATCAACCACTTCACTTCAGCCCTACCGTTCTACCTGCGCGAGCGCGTGTGGCTGCTCGAGGTGGCGCGCGAGAAGAACTTCGACCCTCCCGAGACTCTGCCGGCGGTGCTCGCGACGCGTGACTCGCTGCGGCTCTGGGCGGAGCGGCATGGGCGGGTCTGGACCTTCGGCCCCGAACGACCCAGCCGTGAGATCGCGACGGCGATCGGACTCGACTTCGTCTCCATCGCGAGCTGGCGCACGGAGACGCTGGGATTCATGACCCCGGCTCCCTGAGCATGAGCCGGTCGAGAGTCTTCCGCATCGCGGCCGAGCTCCAGTGCTGCCCACCGGCGAAACGGGCGACGACGCGGCCGCTGGGATCGAGCAGATAGGAGTCGGGAAGGTCGTCGACGCCGTAAGCCCGGTGGCCGCCACTCACGTCCCGCACCACGTTGGCCGGGATCTTCCCCCTGAAGAACGCGCGGACAGGCTTCCAGTCCCGGTCGGTGGTGATGATCCAGATGTCGAGTCGCTCTCGCTCTCGCCGGGCGAGCTCGAGAAGGGTCGGCATCTCCTTGCGGCATGGCGGGCACCACGTCGCCCAGAAGTGGACGAGCTGGAAACCACCCGAGCGCGCGGCCATCGGATGGACGGCGCCGTCGGGCCGCTCGATCACCAGGTCGTGGCCCGGCTCCGATCGCGGCTCGGCGGCCACGATGAGCCCGGCGGTCTTGCGCTCCCGATCCACCCGCTGCCACACCCCGAACGCCGCGAGCTGCGCCAGGAGCAGCACGCCGACGCCCGCCACCCAGCGTCCGCGCCGCGTCACGATCCGACCGCGCGCAGCTCGGTCGATTCGGCGCTACGACGCGCGCGTCGTTCCGTCAGCAGATAGATGACGGGCAGCACGAAGAGCGTGAGCACCGTCGAGGAGATGACGCCCCCGATCACCACGGTGGCCAGCGGCCGCTGCACTTCGGCGCCGATTCCGGTGTTGAGCGCCATGGGCACGAATCCCATGCTCGCGACCAGGCCGGTCATGAGCACCGGACGCAGTCGCCGCTCGGCGGCGGCAGGGACCGCTTCCTCGATCGAGGATCCCGCGCTCAGCATCTGCCGCATCGTGGAAACCAGGACGATCGCGTTGAGCACGGAAACTCCCGAGAGGGCGATGAAGCCGACGGCGGCGGAGATGCTGAACGGCAGTCCCCGCACCCACAGGGCGACCACGCCACCCACGACGGCGAGCGGCACGGCCAGGAAGACCCGTGCGGCGTCGGGGAGATTCCTGAAGGTCAGATAGAGCAGACCGAAGATGAGACCGAGAGCGAGCGGCACGACGATCATGAGTCTCTGCTGAGCCCGCTGAAGGTGCTCGAATTGCCCTCCAAACCGCACGTAGTATCCGGCGGGCAGGCTGACGCGACCATCGATCTTGTCCCTGAGCTCGGCGACGAAGCTCCCGACGTCGCGACCGCGCACGTTCGACTGCACGACCACCCGGCGCTTTGCCCACTCGCGCTGGATGGTCGACGGCCCTTCCACCACCCGGATCCGCGTCAGCTGGCTCAAGGGCACGCGCGAACCCCCGGCCGACATCACCTGAATCCGTCCGACGGACGCCGCGTCCTCACGATAGGAATCGTCCAGCCGCACGGTGATCGGGAACCGCCGGTCGCCCTGCTGCATGTCGCCCACCCGGCGGGTGCCCAGCGCCTCGACCGCATCGAGGACCTCTCGGGCGTTGATGCCGTGACGCGCGATGGCCTCGCGATCGACTTCGATCTCGAGCGTCGGCTGGCCGGTGACCTGCTCGGCGAACACATCCGCCGAGCCGCGGGTCTCCCGAATCAGCTGCTCGACTTCGCGCGACTTGGCCTTGAGCGTGGCGAAGTCGTCTCCGAAGATCTTGACACCGACGTCGGACCGGACGCCGGCGATCATCTCGTTGACCCTCATCTCGATCGGCTGCGTGAACACCATGCGCATGCCGGGGAAGCTCGAGAGCCTCGCCTCCATCTGTTCCACCAGGCGCTCTTGCGTGCGCGCCTTCTTCCAGTGCTTGCGGTCCTTGAGGGTGACGAACACGTCGGTGACCTCGACCCCCATCGGATCGGTCGCGACCTCGGCGGTTCCGGTGCGGCTCCA encodes the following:
- a CDS encoding T9SS type A sorting domain-containing protein — its product is MRCLAWLLTLSLLVLGLGSLPGLLISRTSDTHDFVHFESSHVHPLALTPNGNRLLAVNTADNRLTVFDLAGASPVRLAEIPVGLEPVSVVARSDVEAWVVNHLSDDISIVDLSTLHVKATLQVGDEPSDVVFAAGKAYVSVSQEDAVKVYDASTRQFLQSIPIAGRMPRALATNAAGTRVYVAVFHAGNRTSVLSEQEVTFGSPPRSAAPPPNPPLRPGLPPPPITGLIVQQQAGQWRDEAGQVWSSTANPTGQRKIFYDLFDTDVAEIATATNTVVNTFSDIGAVNFGLAVSATDGRVAVTATEPRNLTRFEPNLRGHMVDTRAGLITAGGAVSTFDLNPTINYATTPGPPSDLAVAIGLPTGVAWGSTGQRLYVTALANDRIAEIDVSGVPVITRRMPTIAGPTGIAVDAARNRVYVLGRFRNQLQTLSAVDLSVVATNVIGFDPTPDAIVNGRKFFYGGFTSGHGDQACASCHVFGDFDNLAWDLGNPQGNMEPVDLTGQALAPLLQPQVHPMKGPMTTQSLRGLSAPTYGDFHWRADRASLDAFNPAFVNLMGRATALPDTEIAAFNAFVAPLAYPPNPNQTLNRDFSDAPLHSPSAKRGQTFFFNQPVDGGQTCNFCHAASSFGPGTGGQITPAAALQESQDMKVPQLRNMYKKTGFTDGPVTSKRGFGFIHDGSTDNLFNFLRFSGFNFSQPSNQTPDENRRDVEAFLLAFDTGLAPSVGAQVTLPGGSTTRFDTLAGEAQLGHCALIAKGRVGGQPRGWWYQGAGTWMSDKAGESISTTSLMALAGPGSEVTVTGVAPGLGRRMGIDRDRDTFLDFDEVLAGSNPGDPGSTPNNVGVGDVLKVAGIRGLKPNPFGVSTELTFGLSRTGRVDCVVHDLLGRHVRSIARGEWREAGLQSLRWDGQRDDGRSASPGVYFIRLTTGEGSWSRNVVKLR
- a CDS encoding LemA family protein yields the protein MFVGEIFWTAVIGFAVVGTIGYVLSIYNGLVALRNNISRSWSNIDVLLKQRHDELPKLVKTCEGYMRHERGVFDKLSEARAALAEAKSVGQRAGAEGMLNRALGAIFAVAEAYPDLKANQSFIQLQNRISELENQIADRREFYNDTVTTFNTRIQQIPDRFVADMLTCVPAELFQVDAEDRRDVEINFQAA
- a CDS encoding (deoxy)nucleoside triphosphate pyrophosphohydrolase gives rise to the protein MSEASRLQVVAAVVWRDGKLLLTQRPPGGPLGGQWEFPGGKIEPGETPEQALVREIREELHVGATPGEVIAVDTHRYEHGLEVEIWFIACELDSLELVEGPGIHEIRWWDLEALDPSIVLEGDRRFLAELKRGARRPSS
- a CDS encoding AAC(3)-I family aminoglycoside N-acetyltransferase, which gives rise to MSPSQSYDFKLLEHGEVAEMRDLLRVFSEAFEDAPTYGERPPSGAYLKRLLDMEHFIALVALHDGRVVGGLTAYVLDKFEQERREAYIYDLAVLKEHRRLGIATGLIQELKRIARQRGVYVIFVQADRGDEPAIRLYESLGRREDVHHFDIPVP
- a CDS encoding RtcB family protein; translation: MTPRKVEAPTAPYRQWGEDLEPSAVQQLVDACTLPIAVRGALMPDAHPGYGLPIGGVLATRNAVIPYAVGVDIACRMKLTVLDLPLATLREDEERLRKAIQKETRFGIGSEFESRRQHDVMDLDWRVSPITDKLRNKAWAQLGTSGSGNHFVEFGIFHVDHGELKVPPGDYLALLSHSGSRGTGAEVAGHYSRLAKKLHPELPQHLKNLAWLDLDSEEGQEYWNAMELMGRYAAANHACIHRHMARNLGAQVLLDLENHHNFAWKERHDGEELIVHRKGATPAGEGVLGIIPGSMATTTYVARGKGNDASLDSASHGAGRVMSRTEARRRFRWPEAMEVLNARGVKLISAGLDEVPMVYKDIDQVMAAQADLVEPVATFDPKLVKMAPAGERPED
- a CDS encoding glycosyltransferase family 2 protein, whose translation is MSTERPDLSAVVPAYDERENLPLLVEELRAALDATGKRWELVLVDDGSGDGSGGWMVSAAALDPRIVPVVLERNVGQSGALAAGLLRARGEIVVTLDADLQNDPADLGRLLKALQHADVVSGVRQNRQDRWLRLVSSRIANATRRAVLGDPVTDIGCSFKAYRREALEGLPWFVGAHRFLPALCVFRGSRYAEVPLSHRPRRHGRSKYGVSNRLWRGIYDLFGVRWLKSRLIRYRVREVTR
- a CDS encoding lipid-A-disaccharide synthase N-terminal domain-containing protein — protein: MKDWFLSPAGWYAIGFAGQLLFGSRFFVQWIASERRGRVVFPGLFWYLSLLGGVALLVYAIHRKDPVFAIGQGAGLFIYMRNLVLMRRENTA